A genomic region of Magnolia sinica isolate HGM2019 chromosome 6, MsV1, whole genome shotgun sequence contains the following coding sequences:
- the LOC131249379 gene encoding chlorophyllase-2-like: MAKVFEEEQLCVKVVVEAPESVFEEGKLNVKVLEAPESSSPPKPLLISTPTEAGEYPVLVFFHGFCLTNSCYTAIFQHVASHGYIAVAPQLYSLSDSLIYNLTCANNEIKAASAVLNWLSQGLQSSLPNNVRANINKLAIAGHSRGGRAAFSIALGNGQTSLKFSLLMGIDPVAGIYGQLDPPILTYVPRSFDIGGIPVLVVGTGLGEQKKCPLSPACAPKGLNHEEFYNECEPPRFHLVATEYGHMDMLDDKIPIGLDSFARCACKNAKKIEPMRRFVGGIMVAFLKAWRVTAATSMLF; encoded by the exons atggcaaAGGTGTTTGAAGAAGAGCAGCTGTGTGTAAAGGTAGTAGTGGAGGCTCCTGAAAGCGTGTTCGAAGAAGGGAAGCTGAATGTAAAGGTATTGGAGGCTCCTGAAAGCTCATCACCTCCAAAACCTCTATTAATCAGCACTCCAACCGAAGCAGGAGAATATCCAGTGTTGGTTTTCTTCCATGGCTTTTGTCTCACCAACAGCTGCTACACTGCCATCTTTCAACACGTTGCTTCTCACGGCTACATCGCAGTTGCACCTCAG TTGTATTCCCTCTCCGACAGTTTGATCTACAACCTCACCTGTGCAAATAATGAGATCAAAGCAGCTTCTGCCGTACTCAACTGGTTATCCCAAGGCCTGCAATCTTCCCTCCCAAACAACGTCCGAGCAAACATAAACAAGCTCGCTATCGCTGGCCACAGTCGAGGTGGCCGGGCGGCCTTCTCCATCGCACTTGGAAATGGTCAGACCTCACTCAAATTCTCCCTCTTGATGGGCATCGACCCTGTTGCTGGAATCTACGGACAACTCGATCCCCCGATCCTCACCTACGTCCCACGCTCTTTCGACATCGGTGGGATCCCAGTTCTGGTGGTTGGGACGGGCTTGGGAGAGCAAAAGAAGTGCCCCTTGTCCCCTGCTTGCGCCCCCAAAGGCTTGAACCACGAGGAATTCTACAATGAATGTGAGCCGCCGCGTTTTCATTTGGTTGCGACGGAGTACGGCCACAtggacatgttggatgacaaaataCCAATAGGATTGGATTCGTTCGCCCGCTGCGCGTGCAAGAATGCTAAGAAGATAGAGCCTATGAGGAGATTTGTAGGTGGGATTATGGTTGCATTTCTCAAGGCTTGGAGGGTGACAGCAGCTACCTCAATGCTATTCTAG
- the LOC131249378 gene encoding chlorophyllase-1-like, whose translation MSKVFEVGKLSVTVVEAPESSSPPKPLLISTPTEAGEYPVVVFFHGFCLTNSCYSAILQHVASHGYIAVAPQLYSFTDDLISNLFSANEEIESAFAVLNWLSQGLQSSLPNNVQANLPKLAIAGHSRGGRAAFYIALHNGQTSVKFSLLMGIDPVAGGSKENQLKPPILTYKPSSFDIGGIPVLVVGSGLGEQQKNFLFPACAPKDVNHKEFYNECQAPRFHMVATEYGHMDMLDDKIPTLVAKLASCACKNGKEKEPMRKFVGGIMVAFLEAYLKDERGDLEAIIADPSIAPVELNPVEYDEK comes from the exons atgagtaaGGTGTTCGAAGTAGGGAAGTTGAGTGTAACGGTTGTGGAGGCTCCTGAAAGCTCGTCACCTCCAAAGCCTCTATTAATCAGCACTCCAACAGAAGCAGGAGAATATCCAGTGGTGGTTTTCTTCCATGGCTTTTGTCTCACCAACAGCTGCTACTCTGCCATCCTTCAACACGTTGCTTCTCATGGATACATTGCAGTTGCTCCTCAG TTGTATTCCTTCACTGATGATTTGATCAGCAACCTCTTCTCTGCGAATGAAGAGATCGAATCAGCTTTTGCAGTCCTCAACTGGTTATCTCAAGGTCTGCAATCTTCTCTCCCAAACAATGTCCAAGCAAACCTACCCAAGCTCGCTATCGCGGGCCATAGCCGAGGTGGCCGTGCCGCCTTCTACATTGCACTCCACAACGGCCAGACCTCAGTCAAATTCTCCCTCCTGATGGGCATCGACCCCGTCGCTGGAGGCAGCAAAGAGAACCAACTCAAGCCTCCAATCCTCACTTACAAGCCATCCTCTTTCGACATTGGCGGAATACCAGTCTTGGTGGTCGGGTCGGGCTTGGGAGAGCAACAGAAGAACTTCCTCTTCCCCGCCTGCGCTCCCAAAGATGTGAATCACAAGGAATTCTACAACGAATGCCAGGCGCCGCGTTTTCATATGGTTGCGACGGAGTACGGTCACATGGACATGTTGGATGATAAAATACCAACATTAGTGGCGAAGCTTGCTTCTTGTGCGTGTAAGAATGGTAAAGAGAAAGAACCTATGAGGAAATTTGTAGGTGGGATTATGGTAGCATTTCTCGAGGCTTACTtgaaggatgagagaggagatcTCGAAGCTATTATAGCTGACCCTTCTATTGCACCAGTCGAGCTTAATCCAGTGGAGTATGATGAAAAATAG